A region of Gloeocapsa sp. PCC 73106 DNA encodes the following proteins:
- the petA gene encoding cytochrome f, translating into MNMSDLLAMSRRVLVISLVTIALLITSDLMLPSAASAYPFWAQQTAPETPREATGRIVCANCHLAAKPAEVEIPQSVLPNSVFEAVVKIPYDLNSQQVLGDGSKGGLNVGAVLMLPEGFKIAPPDRISEELKEKVGGVYFQTYREDQENVVIVGPLPGDQYQEIVFPVLSPDPAQDKNINFGKYAVHLGANRGRGQVYPTGELSNNTVHNASATGTISQIIPQEAGGYELTIDTETGAVVDTIPAGLDLVVAQGQQITKGEALTNNPNVGGFGQKDTEIVLQSPTRIIGLILFLVGVMLAQIMLVLKKKQVEKVQAAEMNF; encoded by the coding sequence ATGAATATGTCTGATCTTTTGGCAATGAGTCGTAGAGTCCTCGTGATTTCCCTCGTCACCATTGCTTTGTTAATTACCTCTGATCTAATGCTACCTAGTGCAGCGAGTGCCTATCCCTTCTGGGCGCAGCAAACCGCACCAGAGACACCCAGAGAAGCTACAGGGAGAATAGTCTGTGCTAACTGTCATCTAGCGGCTAAGCCAGCAGAAGTAGAAATTCCCCAATCCGTACTACCCAATAGCGTTTTTGAAGCGGTAGTCAAAATCCCTTATGATTTGAATAGCCAACAGGTACTCGGAGACGGCTCCAAAGGCGGACTAAATGTCGGTGCAGTATTAATGTTACCCGAAGGTTTCAAAATTGCTCCCCCAGATAGAATTTCTGAAGAACTAAAAGAAAAAGTCGGAGGCGTTTATTTTCAGACCTACCGAGAGGATCAAGAAAATGTAGTTATAGTTGGTCCTTTACCTGGAGATCAATACCAAGAAATCGTTTTTCCTGTACTTTCTCCTGATCCTGCTCAGGATAAAAACATTAATTTCGGTAAATACGCCGTTCATTTAGGCGCTAACCGCGGGCGTGGTCAAGTTTATCCCACTGGTGAACTCAGCAATAATACCGTTCATAATGCTTCTGCAACTGGGACTATCAGTCAAATTATCCCCCAAGAAGCAGGTGGATACGAACTGACTATTGATACCGAAACGGGTGCTGTAGTTGATACTATTCCTGCAGGTTTAGACTTGGTAGTTGCACAAGGACAACAAATTACCAAGGGAGAAGCTTTGACCAATAATCCCAACGTGGGAGGTTTTGGACAAAAAGATACAGAGATCGTCTTACAAAGTCCTACCCGCATCATAGGTCTAATTCTGTTCCTTGTAGGAGTTATGCTAGCGCAAATTATGCTAGTTCTCAAGAAAAAACAGGTTGAGAAAGTACAAGCGGCTGAGATGAATTTCTAG
- a CDS encoding NAD-dependent epimerase/dehydratase family protein, with translation MAIHLVTGVGGFIGSHLAEALLNQGEQVIGVDHFNDYYDPTIKRQNATVLQQFSSFKLIEADIEHLDWQNLLSGVEYLYHQAAQAGVRASWGESFHHYTSRNINATQIILEAAKESKSLKRFVFASTSSVYGNAETFPTPETICPQPVSPYGITKLAAERLCWLYQQNFGVPVTALRYFTVYGPRQRPDMAFHKFFKAAIAQSSIDIYGDGQQTRDFTFISDIVAANLAAAQVEGAIGEVFNIGGGSRVVLEDILKQIETISDRPLLRNYIGRAKGDARHTSADITKAQQILNYQPRVSLSKGLTQEWEWIKKLLE, from the coding sequence ATGGCGATTCATTTAGTTACTGGTGTGGGGGGTTTTATTGGTTCTCATTTAGCCGAAGCTTTATTAAATCAAGGGGAACAGGTAATTGGCGTTGACCACTTTAATGATTATTACGACCCGACAATTAAACGCCAAAATGCCACTGTTTTACAGCAATTTAGTTCATTTAAGCTGATTGAAGCGGATATTGAACACCTAGATTGGCAAAACTTGTTATCAGGGGTAGAATACCTTTATCATCAAGCCGCTCAAGCAGGAGTAAGGGCGAGTTGGGGAGAAAGCTTTCACCACTACACCAGCAGAAATATTAATGCGACTCAAATCATCTTAGAAGCGGCTAAAGAAAGTAAGTCTCTCAAGCGCTTCGTTTTTGCTTCTACTTCTTCTGTATACGGTAACGCTGAAACTTTTCCTACTCCCGAAACGATTTGTCCTCAACCCGTTTCCCCCTATGGAATTACTAAGCTAGCCGCAGAACGTCTGTGTTGGTTGTATCAGCAAAATTTCGGAGTCCCTGTGACCGCTCTACGTTATTTTACCGTGTATGGTCCGCGTCAACGTCCGGATATGGCTTTTCATAAGTTTTTTAAAGCGGCGATCGCTCAAAGCTCTATCGATATTTACGGAGATGGACAACAAACTCGAGATTTTACCTTTATCAGTGATATCGTCGCTGCTAATTTAGCTGCAGCTCAAGTTGAAGGTGCTATAGGAGAAGTATTTAATATCGGTGGTGGTAGTCGAGTTGTGTTAGAAGATATTCTTAAGCAAATCGAAACGATCAGCGATCGCCCTCTGCTTCGCAATTATATAGGTCGAGCTAAAGGTGACGCGCGCCATACCAGCGCAGATATTACCAAAGCTCAACAAATCTTGAACTATCAGCCCCGAGTCTCCCTGTCAAAGGGTTTAACTCAAGAGTGGGAATGGATTAAAAAACTATTGGAATGA
- a CDS encoding DUF3574 domain-containing protein: MNSHFSKVSKVITTTIVLVVAITFDAPQAKGNSLIQKDLIFGRNIPGGGEVSEPEFQGFLDSEITPRFPDGLTIFDADGQFRDSTNTIIQEQSKLVTLLVEDTPRSETGINEIVMAYLQQFNQESVLQVTNSDEFHVGFGPGENLIDNDPIPEFIQADLFFGRNIAGGGEVSEPEFQGFLDSEITPRFPDGLTIFDADGQFRDSTNTIIQEQSKVVTLLFEDTQTNETALDNIMEFYIQQFNQESVLLTVNEAVTVGFGPGENLIDNNPIPEFIQADLFFGRNIAGGGEVSEQEFQGFLDSEITPRFPDGLTIFDADGQFQDSTNTIIQEPSKVVTLLFEDTQTNETALDNIVESYIEQFNQESVLLVIDEDQEVAFDAPPNVAIPEPSPILGLFVLGVLGARKVSGQKR, from the coding sequence ATGAATAGTCATTTTTCCAAAGTATCAAAGGTAATAACAACTACTATCGTCCTAGTCGTTGCTATTACCTTTGATGCTCCTCAAGCTAAGGGAAATTCCCTTATTCAAAAAGATTTGATCTTCGGACGCAATATCCCTGGGGGAGGAGAGGTTTCTGAACCAGAGTTTCAAGGGTTTTTAGATAGTGAGATTACGCCCCGCTTTCCAGATGGCTTAACCATTTTTGATGCTGATGGCCAGTTCCGTGACAGCACAAACACCATTATCCAAGAACAATCTAAGCTTGTCACTCTCTTGGTCGAAGATACTCCTAGAAGCGAGACCGGGATCAACGAAATTGTGATGGCATATCTGCAACAGTTTAACCAGGAAAGTGTCCTACAAGTAACCAACTCTGACGAATTCCATGTGGGTTTTGGGCCAGGGGAAAATTTAATTGACAATGACCCCATTCCAGAGTTTATTCAAGCAGATTTGTTCTTCGGACGCAATATCGCGGGGGGAGGGGAGGTTTCTGAACCAGAGTTTCAAGGGTTTTTAGATAGTGAGATTACGCCCCGCTTTCCAGATGGTTTGACTATTTTTGATGCTGATGGCCAGTTTCGCGACAGCACAAACACCATTATCCAAGAACAATCTAAGGTAGTAACACTGCTGTTTGAGGACACTCAGACCAACGAAACCGCCCTCGATAATATCATGGAATTCTACATCCAGCAATTTAATCAGGAAAGTGTTCTATTAACGGTTAATGAAGCTGTAACAGTAGGTTTTGGGCCAGGGGAAAATTTAATTGACAATAACCCCATTCCAGAGTTTATTCAAGCAGATTTGTTCTTCGGACGCAATATCGCGGGGGGAGGGGAGGTTTCTGAACAAGAGTTTCAAGGGTTTTTAGATAGTGAGATTACACCCCGCTTCCCAGACGGTTTGACTATTTTTGATGCTGATGGCCAGTTCCAAGACAGCACAAACACTATTATCCAAGAACCATCTAAGGTAGTGACACTGCTGTTTGAGGACACTCAGACCAACGAAACCGCCCTCGATAATATCGTGGAATCTTATATTGAGCAGTTTAATCAGGAAAGTGTTTTGCTGGTGATCGATGAGGATCAAGAAGTAGCTTTTGATGCACCGCCAAACGTTGCCATTCCCGAACCTTCACCTATCCTGGGTTTGTTCGTTTTAGGAGTTTTAGGAGCCCGAAAAGTGTCAGGACAAAAGCGATGA